CACTGGTGAACTGGAAAAATACCTCTATTTCCCCACCGCAGGCATCGTCTCGCGCTACAACACGACCGAGAACGGAGCATCCGCGGAATTTGCCGTTACCGGCAACGAAGGGGTGATTGGTATCGCATTGTTCCTGGGTGGCGATAGCACGCCGGGCCAGGCGGTGGTTATCAGCGAGGGCTACGCCTATCGGCTGAAGGCAGCGTCGCTAAAAAACGAGCTTGATCGCAACCATCCGCTGATGCATTTATTGCTGCACTACACCTTGGCACTGATGGCGCAAACTGCCCAGAGCGTGGTGTGCAACCGGCACCATTCGCTTGAACAGCGGCTGTGCGTCTGGATCTTGTCATGTCAGGACCGATTGGCGTCTAGCGAGCTGACGATGACGCAGGAACTGATTGCGCAGATGCTGGGTATGCGCCGCGAGAGCATCACGGAAACCGCCGGCAAGCTGCAAAAGATGGGGCTGATTCGTTACAGCCGCGGCCGTATTGCCGTACTTGATCGCTCTCGACTGGAAGCACATGCATGCGAATGTTATGCGGTCGTGAGGCGGGAGTACGATCGATTGCTCCACCCGGAAAATGCCCATGGCCATGCCAGCTTGCATGGTGAGTGCCGTCAGCATCTTGCGCACATTGGTGAAGATGTCACCATTTTGAATTGAAGGGAAAAACCCGGTTCCGACACCAATTCAGCGACGTGCCAGTTTTGCCCCGCAATTTACGGGTACTTCTCAAAACCTGTTGCGGCGCAAATTTCGCGTCTCCGCTACTGAACATCAATCTCGTTTTTTGCAATTAGCTATGTTTAGCTAATTAGCTACGCTTGGCGATGTCCCCTTGATCGTTGAACCCTATTTGCGAGGGCTTCCCGGCATTTATATCCAAAGCCCTTGCCAAAACCATAAAACTGTATGAATATACAGTTATGGAATTTTCGCCTACTACCGCTCACGGGACACCTCCTGTTGTCCCTTCCCTCCTCATTCATCCCCGCATCTTTCGCATCGGGGATCTGGGCCTGGGCAGCACGGCAGTGAAGAAGGAAAATGGCGGAGAAATACGCAGCGGCTTCGATGCACTCGATGATGAATTGGCCGATGGCGGATGGACGAAGCCGGGGCTGACTGAAATTCTCTGCCATCACACCGGTATCGGAGAGTTATCCCTGCTGATGAAGGGATTGGGCTTGAAAGCAAATGCGCCGCGCCCCGGCGATGCGATGCACTTGCTGTGGGTGATGCCGCATACCCCAATCTGGATACCTTATGCCCCGGCAATCGCACAATGCGGCATCAATTTGCAGCACTTGGCGATCGTGCAGACCAAAAATACCGATGATGCGTTGTGGACTGCCGAGCAGGGACTGAAAAGTGGCGCGTGCCGCGCGGTGTTGCTGCGAATGAACGAGGCGTGGGTGAATCCACTATCGCTGCGGCGTTTGCATCAGGCGGCGATGGCGGGCAACAGTATCCTGTGGCTGATGCGCCCGCTGGAAGCCGCGCAGTCGCCCTCTCCTGCTGGAACGCGGATCGTTTTACGGCCAGAGGATGCCGGTGCGCTGCGCCTCGATTTGCTGAAGCGTCCTGGATTGCCCGCGGGCAAATCGATTCGTCTCGTCACCCGATCGCTTGCATGCCTCACGCGCGAGCCCCGATATCTGCGTGCTCCCAAGAAGACGCAATCCAGCGGCTGGCTGGATCAGATACTCGGTGGCAATGTTTCCACTACCGAAGAAACTCTGGCGACCGTCCGCGAACGATCCTTCACCCGCGAACGCGGGTAAGCGATGGGCAATCGTGCTGTGGATTTCCATTTACCTGCCCGAATTGTCACTGCAATCCCATGCGCGCGGTGCGCTGGGCCACATACAGGCGGTACCGCTGGTGATCAGCGATGGCGCGTCTTCGCGCCCGCACGTGCACGCCGCCAACGCCTGCGCGCGCGAGGCCGGCATCACCTCCCTGATGCCGGTGGCCGCTGCGCAGGCGCGTGCCGCGCAATTGCTGGTGGTGCCGCGCGAACCGGCCAAGGAGCAGGAAACCCTGCAAGACATCGCCATCTGGCTTGCGCAATTCACGCCCATGGTGTGCCCGGAAAAATCGGGGGCCTCACTGGAGATATCTTCGACGCTGCGTTTGTTCGGCGGCATCGGCCAACTCGCCAACCGCATCCGCGCGGGCATGCCAACGCTGGGACTGCATGTGGCATTGGGCATTGCTCCCACGCCGCTGGGCGCATACCTGCTGGCGCGTGCATCG
This genomic interval from Betaproteobacteria bacterium contains the following:
- a CDS encoding Crp/Fnr family transcriptional regulator; translated protein: MDASVAPKGVLLSVSATHTPRQNRLLAALPAKEYELLLPNLEAVPLPVGRIIHSTGELEKYLYFPTAGIVSRYNTTENGASAEFAVTGNEGVIGIALFLGGDSTPGQAVVISEGYAYRLKAASLKNELDRNHPLMHLLLHYTLALMAQTAQSVVCNRHHSLEQRLCVWILSCQDRLASSELTMTQELIAQMLGMRRESITETAGKLQKMGLIRYSRGRIAVLDRSRLEAHACECYAVVRREYDRLLHPENAHGHASLHGECRQHLAHIGEDVTILN